From one Nitrospira sp. MA-1 genomic stretch:
- a CDS encoding metallophosphoesterase family protein, translated as MIGIISDTHGLVRPQVIEALTGAELIIHAGDIGNPDVLKMLETIAPVIAVRGNNDHDPWAEEIPLTNVVEHQSYLFYVLHELDDLDLDPVASEISAVIFGHSHRASAERRKGVLYLNPGSAGPRRFTLPITVACLHLTDTGLTPEIIEIEN; from the coding sequence ATGATCGGCATTATTTCTGATACGCATGGACTTGTTCGCCCTCAGGTGATTGAGGCGTTGACCGGAGCTGAATTGATTATCCACGCCGGAGATATCGGAAACCCTGACGTCCTGAAGATGCTGGAGACGATCGCTCCGGTGATCGCTGTTCGTGGAAATAATGATCATGACCCTTGGGCTGAGGAAATTCCTCTGACGAATGTCGTCGAACATCAATCATATTTATTTTATGTCTTGCATGAACTGGATGACTTGGATTTAGACCCTGTCGCCTCGGAAATTTCTGCTGTCATTTTTGGTCATTCCCATCGTGCCTCTGCTGAGAGACGCAAGGGAGTACTCTACCTCAATCCTGGCAGCGCCGGTCCTCGTCGATTTACTCTTCCGATTACCGTAGCCTGTCTTCATTTGACGGATACCGGCCTTACCCCTGAAATTATTGAGATTGAAAATTAA
- a CDS encoding cupredoxin domain-containing protein: MNEPIRMEHFPPYYYPHEAVVWAGVPIEWINATASPHTVQHDDCGTGKPCLFDSGKVAPGKTYTLPGLPPGRYSYHCQIHPIMGGILIVEDSKGRDLPPQ; this comes from the coding sequence GTGAATGAACCGATCCGGATGGAACATTTTCCTCCCTATTATTATCCACATGAAGCTGTGGTCTGGGCCGGTGTTCCCATAGAGTGGATTAATGCGACCGCGTCTCCTCATACCGTTCAACATGACGATTGTGGAACAGGGAAACCGTGTCTGTTTGATTCCGGGAAGGTTGCACCGGGGAAAACATATACACTTCCTGGGCTACCCCCTGGCCGCTATTCATACCACTGCCAAATCCATCCGATTATGGGCGGTATATTAATCGTCGAGGATTCGAAAGGCAGAGATTTGCCTCCGCAATAG
- a CDS encoding N-acetylmuramoyl-L-alanine amidase, translating into MAPARKTPRKHSTPSSSRTGSSSRGQLATAPDSSLFRLVNHRLEGNKVNYLETPNKGGTLQPSYLVFHYTAGRSSQSSIAWLTNPLAKASAHLVVGRDGTITQLAPFITKTWHAGVSHWDGLTGLNQHSIGIEMDNAGPLIAVGTKLTAWFGKPYPKSQAMFATHKLDTEPKWWHAFSEKQILIAVELAKILVSQYALKDILGHDDIAPDRKRDPGPAFPLDHIRALVIGRSQEEGDWYQVMASALNIRSGPGSEYDIVASPLTKGTKLLALEKQDRWTKVDVDPSALSSGQDLEGWVFNRYIESLDA; encoded by the coding sequence ATGGCTCCTGCCAGAAAAACCCCTCGCAAACATTCCACTCCAAGCTCATCAAGGACGGGGTCGTCCAGTCGAGGGCAACTGGCCACTGCCCCTGATTCTTCACTGTTTCGTCTTGTAAACCACCGGTTAGAGGGAAACAAGGTTAACTACCTAGAGACTCCAAATAAGGGTGGGACTCTCCAACCGTCCTACTTGGTCTTTCATTATACAGCCGGACGAAGCTCCCAATCCTCGATTGCCTGGTTGACAAACCCCCTAGCAAAAGCCTCAGCCCATCTGGTCGTAGGCCGGGATGGAACAATTACCCAGCTTGCACCCTTTATCACAAAAACCTGGCATGCGGGGGTGAGTCATTGGGATGGCCTAACAGGCCTTAATCAGCATTCGATTGGGATTGAAATGGATAATGCCGGGCCATTAATCGCAGTGGGAACCAAATTGACGGCGTGGTTTGGGAAACCATATCCAAAATCCCAGGCCATGTTTGCTACCCATAAATTAGACACCGAGCCGAAATGGTGGCATGCCTTTTCCGAAAAACAAATTCTCATTGCGGTGGAACTAGCCAAAATACTGGTTTCACAGTATGCCTTAAAGGATATTCTTGGACATGACGACATTGCCCCTGATCGGAAGCGAGATCCGGGCCCCGCTTTTCCTCTAGACCATATCCGTGCATTGGTAATTGGAAGATCACAGGAGGAAGGTGATTGGTATCAGGTGATGGCATCTGCGTTAAATATTCGCTCCGGTCCCGGTTCGGAATATGACATTGTGGCCTCTCCCCTCACCAAGGGAACGAAACTCCTCGCTTTGGAGAAACAGGATCGATGGACAAAAGTGGATGTAGATCCAAGCGCACTTTCGTCCGGACAAGATCTCGAAGGTTGGGTCTTTAACCGATACATTGAATCCTTGGACGCATAA
- the zwf gene encoding glucose-6-phosphate dehydrogenase, with product MKESPLFQQRGNGQTRPPTLFVIFGAQGDLTKRKLIPALYNLASSHHLPQEFAILGIDGIPMHTNDFRDKIRQDIDELCPRPIDATIKEWLLDRLHYLSGDFRDPQTYERLQVLLTQLNTTHGTQGNYLYYMATAPTFFSEIVQQLGAKGLVEYRKEFSRRIVIEKPFGHDLPSARSLNQALKQVLDESQIYRIDHYLGKETVQNILIFRFANGIFEPIWNRQYIDHVQITVAETLGVEHRGAYYEKAGALRDMVSNHLLQILAFVAMEPPNTFDPEAVRNEKAKVLRAIQPMNPVEVLQSTVAGQYEAGSINGHSVLPYRTEKDVDPASLTETFAAMTLGIESWRWEGVPFYLRTGKRLHTRVTEVVIQFKSAPLMLFRKTPVDRLTPNVLVIRIQPDEGISLSFGAKIPGPKVQVGTVDMDFQYAEYFGDAPSTGYETLLHDVMAGDATLFQRSDSVEVGWSIVDPIVKVWESLGSHAIRPYSSGSWGPPEADALLAKDGRMWRNHG from the coding sequence TTGAAAGAAAGTCCCCTCTTCCAACAGCGGGGTAATGGCCAGACGCGACCACCCACATTATTTGTCATCTTTGGTGCCCAGGGAGATCTCACGAAGCGAAAATTGATCCCTGCCTTATATAACCTGGCATCAAGCCATCATCTTCCTCAAGAGTTTGCCATCCTTGGGATAGATGGGATCCCCATGCATACGAATGACTTTCGGGATAAGATCCGTCAGGACATCGATGAATTGTGTCCCCGTCCCATCGATGCCACGATCAAAGAATGGCTCCTTGATCGTCTGCATTACCTTTCAGGGGATTTCCGGGATCCTCAGACCTACGAACGCCTTCAGGTTCTGCTGACACAATTAAATACCACACACGGAACCCAGGGGAATTACCTCTATTACATGGCCACGGCTCCGACATTTTTTTCGGAAATCGTGCAACAACTTGGTGCCAAAGGATTAGTGGAGTATCGCAAAGAATTTTCACGGCGAATTGTGATTGAAAAGCCATTCGGCCATGATTTGCCATCGGCCCGATCGCTCAATCAAGCTCTGAAACAGGTGTTAGATGAAAGTCAGATTTATCGGATCGATCATTATCTGGGAAAAGAAACCGTACAAAACATTTTAATATTTCGTTTTGCGAACGGCATCTTTGAACCCATCTGGAACCGTCAATACATTGATCATGTCCAAATTACTGTGGCGGAAACCTTAGGAGTTGAGCATCGCGGGGCCTATTATGAAAAAGCCGGTGCGCTCCGCGATATGGTCTCCAATCACCTCTTGCAAATTTTGGCATTCGTGGCGATGGAGCCACCCAATACGTTTGATCCTGAAGCAGTTCGGAACGAGAAAGCCAAGGTCCTTCGCGCCATCCAGCCCATGAACCCCGTAGAAGTCTTGCAATCAACAGTCGCCGGACAGTATGAAGCCGGATCGATTAATGGTCATAGCGTCCTTCCTTATCGAACAGAAAAGGATGTCGATCCAGCCTCCCTGACCGAAACGTTTGCCGCCATGACCTTAGGCATTGAAAGTTGGCGATGGGAAGGCGTGCCCTTTTACCTTCGGACCGGGAAACGATTACACACCCGTGTTACCGAAGTGGTCATTCAATTCAAATCGGCCCCGCTGATGTTATTTCGTAAGACCCCCGTCGACCGACTCACGCCGAATGTGCTGGTCATTCGCATTCAACCGGACGAAGGCATTTCCTTAAGTTTTGGAGCGAAAATACCCGGACCCAAAGTCCAGGTAGGGACAGTAGATATGGATTTCCAATATGCGGAATATTTCGGTGATGCCCCAAGCACGGGCTATGAAACGCTTCTACACGACGTGATGGCTGGAGACGCGACACTTTTTCAGCGAAGCGATAGCGTCGAGGTGGGCTGGAGTATCGTCGATCCCATCGTCAAAGTATGGGAGAGCCTGGGTTCGCATGCTATTCGTCCCTATAGCTCGGGTAGCTGGGGACCACCCGAAGCCGATGCCTTATTGGCCAAAGACGGCCGAATGTGGAGAAACCACGGGTAA
- a CDS encoding glycoside hydrolase family 13 protein produces MRNHQPASDISWTRDAILYQIFPDRFARNSHETKSGPGIVPWRSKPTAHGFMGGTLRGITERLDYLLDLGVNLIYLAPIFFASANHRYNTYDYFRIDPRLGTLADFQGLLSKAHANDIRVLLDGVFNHCGRGFFPFYDVMERGQASPFASWFYITRFPVNAFGPFNYRGWQERPLMPILNLANPATRRYFLEVAAYWTNQGIDGWRLDAVADVRGHRFWKALWHEVKTINPSAYMLAEIWGPGRSWIRDGQFDGGTNYVFRQIVLDYFIQGSISTRKFVSRVSKLLRMYPWKKTSAMVNLLGSHDTERLYTVAQGNIERLKLALLFQFVFPGIPAVYYGDEIGMEGEKDPDNRRGMEWNQSKWNDELRDFTKRLVAIRKSLPTLRQGDWKVIQEFQDQQCCVFLRKTKRSVVFILIHNDDHPVSIQIDLAQWVGKTARWLEDHLTGNKFKCEKGKVVLADFGPRSGMILTPVSQAGA; encoded by the coding sequence ATGAGAAATCATCAACCCGCTTCGGACATTTCCTGGACTCGTGACGCGATCCTCTATCAGATTTTTCCGGACCGGTTTGCGCGAAATAGCCACGAGACTAAGTCCGGACCTGGTATCGTACCCTGGAGATCCAAGCCCACAGCCCACGGGTTTATGGGGGGTACTCTCCGGGGAATCACTGAACGCCTCGATTATCTCTTGGACCTTGGTGTGAATCTTATTTATCTGGCGCCCATTTTTTTTGCCTCGGCCAATCATCGATACAATACTTACGATTACTTTAGGATTGATCCTCGTCTTGGTACATTAGCAGACTTTCAGGGATTGTTGTCCAAGGCTCACGCCAATGACATTCGCGTATTGTTGGATGGTGTATTCAATCATTGCGGCCGGGGCTTCTTTCCCTTTTATGACGTGATGGAGCGTGGTCAGGCATCCCCCTTCGCATCCTGGTTTTACATCACACGATTTCCGGTCAATGCGTTTGGACCATTTAATTATCGGGGCTGGCAAGAGCGGCCCCTCATGCCTATTCTCAATTTAGCCAATCCTGCCACACGACGGTACTTTCTTGAGGTGGCAGCATATTGGACGAATCAGGGTATTGATGGATGGCGATTGGATGCGGTGGCTGATGTCCGGGGACATCGATTTTGGAAAGCGCTCTGGCATGAAGTCAAAACGATTAACCCCTCCGCGTATATGCTGGCGGAAATCTGGGGTCCCGGTCGCTCCTGGATTCGGGATGGACAATTTGACGGAGGAACGAACTACGTATTCCGTCAGATCGTGTTGGACTATTTTATTCAAGGTTCCATTTCAACCAGGAAGTTTGTGTCCCGCGTGAGCAAACTGCTTCGGATGTATCCATGGAAAAAGACCTCAGCGATGGTGAACCTGTTAGGGTCCCATGACACTGAACGCCTTTATACCGTAGCTCAAGGAAATATTGAACGGCTGAAGTTAGCCCTGCTGTTTCAGTTTGTCTTCCCAGGGATACCGGCAGTGTATTATGGGGATGAAATCGGGATGGAGGGAGAAAAGGACCCGGACAATCGTAGGGGCATGGAATGGAATCAGAGCAAATGGAATGACGAGTTGCGGGATTTTACCAAGCGACTTGTCGCAATCCGGAAATCTCTTCCAACGTTACGACAGGGGGATTGGAAGGTAATCCAGGAATTCCAAGATCAACAGTGCTGTGTATTTCTGAGAAAGACGAAAAGAAGCGTTGTGTTTATTCTTATTCATAATGATGATCATCCGGTCTCCATTCAGATTGATCTCGCCCAGTGGGTAGGGAAGACCGCTCGATGGCTTGAGGACCACCTCACGGGAAATAAGTTCAAGTGTGAAAAGGGAAAGGTGGTCTTAGCCGATTTTGGACCACGTTCAGGGATGATACTGACTCCTGTGAGCCAGGCTGGTGCGTGA
- a CDS encoding NAD(P)H-dependent oxidoreductase, with product MPNSTWIDVGGVEDLKHQPVQQVLIGRTPVALTYRNGEFGAINGACNHVGGPLGEGTLDGEYVVCPWHYWKFHYRTGKGEPGYEEDAVPAYEVKVAEGRVLIRSTAISKRTRKAHEPHPLARTPHREKGPIRVLGLSTTVMTPDHPRYSTSEDLLEVGLKHASENLDCETRLLRLRDLSFRPCEGFYSKSSRACTWPCSITQMDPQDEMDQVYEGLVHWADVMVLATPIRWGAASSLYFKMVERMNCIQNQETISDTHLLHNKVGGFIITGGQDNIQAVAGQLLGFFAEIGVQFPQFPYIAHSRGWSAEDMQNNMRYVQKSQSLREGATALVERCVQMASVMIHGNLGECRTARGGRKAHELDTRAQLHGSTDAEKNPVAKPD from the coding sequence ATGCCGAATTCAACCTGGATCGATGTGGGTGGTGTCGAAGATTTGAAGCATCAGCCGGTGCAGCAGGTGCTGATCGGACGAACCCCAGTGGCGTTAACCTACCGCAATGGGGAGTTCGGAGCGATCAATGGCGCGTGCAACCATGTAGGTGGGCCGTTGGGTGAAGGAACCTTGGACGGGGAGTACGTGGTCTGCCCCTGGCATTATTGGAAGTTTCATTATCGAACGGGCAAAGGGGAACCGGGATATGAAGAAGACGCGGTGCCGGCCTATGAGGTGAAAGTAGCGGAGGGGCGAGTCTTGATTCGGTCCACGGCGATTTCGAAACGAACTCGGAAAGCACATGAACCCCATCCGCTTGCTCGAACTCCCCACAGGGAAAAAGGTCCGATTCGGGTTCTCGGGCTTTCCACGACGGTTATGACGCCTGATCATCCTCGCTATAGTACCTCGGAAGATTTGCTTGAAGTCGGACTGAAGCATGCCTCGGAGAATCTAGATTGTGAAACCCGCTTGTTGCGTCTTCGGGATTTGTCTTTTCGCCCTTGCGAGGGTTTTTATTCCAAATCATCACGGGCCTGTACCTGGCCCTGTTCGATTACGCAGATGGATCCACAAGATGAGATGGACCAGGTCTACGAGGGTCTGGTGCATTGGGCTGATGTCATGGTGCTGGCCACTCCCATTCGGTGGGGGGCGGCCAGCAGCCTTTATTTCAAGATGGTTGAGCGGATGAACTGCATACAGAATCAAGAAACGATTTCAGATACACATCTGCTTCATAATAAAGTGGGCGGGTTTATCATTACGGGTGGGCAGGATAATATTCAGGCTGTGGCGGGACAACTGCTGGGGTTTTTCGCCGAAATCGGTGTGCAGTTCCCGCAGTTTCCCTATATTGCCCATTCCCGAGGATGGAGTGCGGAAGACATGCAAAATAATATGCGATATGTGCAGAAGTCCCAATCACTCAGGGAGGGCGCAACTGCCCTGGTAGAACGCTGTGTTCAAATGGCCAGCGTGATGATACATGGGAATTTAGGCGAATGCCGGACGGCGAGGGGCGGGCGAAAAGCCCACGAACTAGACACCAGGGCTCAATTGCATGGCTCTACAGACGCCGAAAAAAATCCAGTGGCCAAACCGGATTGA
- a CDS encoding geranylgeranyl reductase family protein has product MTYDVIVVGAGPGGSSTAAFTARKGLSTLILDRTDFPRDKVCGDGLTPQALYWLDQLGCIDEVLTHTKSCIKTCDLFINGELLLTGGFPNSTQYPDFCVLLDRRRFDHILLQHAVDSGAKFQAHSLVREIHQKPDHARVVLDHKGQRTEVQGKIVIGADGVSSVVSRSIGNVLKNGATALSLRAYYQNVDAEGAQIKVYFDERFFPGYAWVFVDDDGFANIGLGYAFDKPFPMIPNLKQVFQDFLDHDLGHLLRHASRCGAVSGGAVSFFKPKAIVADRVMLVGDAANQADPLNGGGIHKAMEGAYLAAETAHQAVLQGDCSVRVLQQYQMQWEQQFDLDWRTGELFLSVAKNPDLKEFCLFVLANIARMTTHDRQFQEFCSGVFSGVLSQNICLVPQALFHAMPRNPAAWLAMLQLDEKGVVTGPLSLATDALTSSAKASSRMLMNPWQSLNWSLEVMTKVLRLARGHAEGSLTPTGTALTKCPI; this is encoded by the coding sequence ATGACGTACGATGTGATTGTGGTTGGCGCCGGACCGGGAGGGAGCAGTACTGCCGCGTTTACGGCACGGAAGGGGCTGTCAACCTTAATCCTTGATCGAACCGATTTTCCCAGGGATAAGGTCTGTGGGGATGGGTTGACCCCTCAAGCATTATACTGGCTTGACCAGTTGGGCTGTATCGACGAAGTGCTGACGCACACCAAATCCTGTATTAAGACGTGTGACCTCTTTATTAACGGCGAATTACTGCTGACCGGGGGATTTCCGAATTCCACTCAATATCCGGATTTTTGCGTGTTGTTGGATCGCCGCCGTTTTGATCATATCCTTCTTCAACATGCCGTGGACTCCGGAGCCAAATTTCAAGCGCATTCCCTTGTTCGGGAGATTCACCAGAAACCCGATCATGCCCGTGTTGTTCTGGATCATAAAGGTCAACGCACGGAAGTACAGGGGAAAATTGTTATCGGGGCAGACGGCGTGAGCTCCGTCGTGTCACGCTCTATCGGGAACGTCTTAAAAAATGGAGCGACGGCCCTTTCTCTTCGTGCCTATTACCAAAATGTGGATGCCGAAGGCGCCCAAATAAAGGTGTATTTCGATGAGCGGTTTTTTCCAGGGTATGCGTGGGTGTTTGTGGATGATGATGGCTTTGCGAATATCGGGTTGGGGTACGCGTTTGATAAGCCGTTTCCCATGATCCCGAATCTGAAGCAGGTGTTCCAGGATTTTCTTGACCATGATTTGGGTCACCTCTTGCGTCATGCCTCACGTTGCGGAGCTGTTTCAGGTGGGGCCGTCTCATTTTTTAAACCCAAGGCCATTGTGGCCGATCGGGTGATGCTGGTGGGTGATGCCGCGAATCAAGCCGATCCACTCAATGGCGGAGGCATTCATAAAGCGATGGAAGGGGCGTATTTAGCGGCCGAAACTGCGCATCAGGCCGTGTTACAAGGAGATTGTTCCGTCCGCGTTCTTCAACAATACCAAATGCAATGGGAACAACAATTTGATTTGGACTGGCGAACGGGGGAATTATTTTTATCGGTGGCCAAAAATCCCGATTTGAAAGAATTCTGCTTATTTGTTCTTGCCAACATTGCTCGCATGACCACCCATGACCGGCAATTTCAAGAATTCTGTAGCGGAGTGTTCAGTGGGGTTCTTTCTCAGAATATTTGTCTTGTCCCGCAAGCGTTGTTTCATGCCATGCCCCGCAATCCGGCGGCCTGGTTGGCTATGTTACAATTAGACGAAAAAGGAGTGGTGACCGGGCCTTTGAGTTTAGCCACCGACGCATTGACCAGTAGTGCGAAAGCGTCAAGCCGTATGCTGATGAATCCCTGGCAAAGTTTAAACTGGAGCCTCGAGGTGATGACCAAAGTTCTTCGATTGGCCAGGGGCCATGCCGAAGGATCATTGACGCCGACGGGAACCGCATTGACTAAATGCCCCATTTGA